One region of Bacillus zhangzhouensis genomic DNA includes:
- a CDS encoding YfhH family protein has protein sequence MEKRYSEMTEYELKQEIAALSEKARKAEQLGIVNEYAVLERKIDMAKAYLLDPALIQTKTVYQIKDTDEEFYVEYLNGVFAWGYRISAPNKEEALPISMLMQKD, from the coding sequence ATGGAAAAACGCTATAGTGAGATGACAGAATACGAATTGAAGCAGGAGATTGCCGCTCTTTCTGAAAAAGCACGAAAGGCCGAGCAGCTTGGCATTGTAAATGAATATGCAGTTTTAGAGCGGAAAATCGATATGGCGAAAGCTTATTTATTAGATCCAGCCTTGATTCAAACCAAAACGGTTTATCAAATCAAAGACACAGACGAGGAGTTTTATGTGGAATATCTAAATGGCGTTTTTGCGTGGGGATACAGAATATCAGCTCCAAATAAGGAAGAAGCCCTGCCGATTTCAATGCTTATGCAAAAGGACTGA
- a CDS encoding ABC transporter ATP-binding protein, which translates to MKEQDVLLDVKQLSIAFQQKKQKVPIVHHISFSIQKGETLGIVGESGCGKSITSMSLMGLNQQTDTTGEVHFQGQNLLSLSEKQWREIRGNDISMIFQEPMTSLNPLMTIGKQMTEALFTHQVIGQKEARAKAVDLLQTVGLKQAESLLKKYPHELSGGMRQRVMIAMAMLCHPKLMIADEPTTALDVTIQAQILRLLKKLNEEMDTAILFITHDLGVVRQICQRVMIMYAGRIVEEGTVDRIFQKPLHPYTKGLFASVPSFKEKKEKLISISGHVPKPGAIQSGCQFAARCPFQMAQCLEKDPALQSIEQNHRVACFLMKGGEDTESPTSASKSADKTV; encoded by the coding sequence GTGAAAGAACAAGACGTGCTGCTAGATGTCAAACAGCTGTCCATTGCGTTTCAACAGAAAAAGCAAAAAGTGCCCATCGTCCATCACATTTCGTTCTCGATTCAAAAAGGGGAAACGTTAGGGATTGTGGGCGAATCTGGCTGCGGGAAAAGTATCACAAGCATGTCATTAATGGGACTGAATCAGCAAACCGACACAACGGGCGAGGTTCACTTTCAAGGGCAAAATCTGCTGTCACTTTCAGAGAAACAGTGGCGAGAGATAAGAGGAAATGACATTTCGATGATTTTCCAAGAGCCCATGACCTCTCTGAACCCATTAATGACCATCGGCAAACAAATGACGGAAGCCCTTTTCACACATCAAGTAATCGGTCAAAAAGAAGCAAGAGCCAAGGCGGTTGATCTGCTTCAGACTGTTGGATTGAAGCAAGCAGAATCGCTGCTGAAAAAATATCCACATGAATTATCAGGCGGCATGCGCCAGCGAGTCATGATTGCGATGGCAATGCTTTGTCACCCAAAACTCATGATCGCTGACGAACCAACAACCGCACTTGATGTAACCATCCAAGCGCAAATCCTTCGTCTGCTCAAAAAGCTGAACGAAGAGATGGACACTGCTATTTTATTTATTACCCACGATCTAGGCGTTGTGCGGCAAATATGTCAGCGAGTCATGATTATGTATGCCGGTCGAATTGTAGAAGAAGGAACCGTTGACCGTATTTTTCAAAAACCTCTGCATCCCTACACGAAAGGTCTTTTCGCCTCAGTTCCATCGTTTAAAGAGAAAAAAGAAAAGCTCATCTCTATTTCAGGTCATGTGCCTAAACCGGGGGCCATCCAGTCTGGCTGTCAATTTGCAGCACGCTGCCCATTTCAAATGGCGCAATGTCTTGAAAAAGATCCAGCCTTACAGTCCATTGAACAGAATCACCGCGTAGCATGTTTTCTTATGAAAGGAGGAGAAGATACTGAGTCACCCACTTCTGCAAGTAAATCAGCTGACAAAACGGTATGA
- a CDS encoding YpzG family protein, whose protein sequence is MSSNGKSYLADFVQLRTTAYPQPWANAKHSASQVNGETQQTQHDIVLQNNVRKQRSK, encoded by the coding sequence ATGAGTTCAAATGGGAAATCGTATTTGGCAGACTTTGTTCAATTAAGAACAACCGCTTACCCTCAACCATGGGCAAATGCAAAGCATTCTGCCTCTCAGGTCAACGGAGAAACACAGCAAACACAGCACGACATCGTACTTCAGAACAACGTCCGTAAACAGCGTTCGAAGTAA
- a CDS encoding metal-dependent hydrolase: MDTGTHVVMGISLGGLALLDPAVSADPHMTHAVMVATIAGSQAPDIDTVLKLKNNAVYIRNHRGFTHSIPAVLFWSLLIPAVIFPFVPGANLLHLWLWTLLAVVLHVFVDIFNAYGTQAIRPFSKKWVALGIINTFDPFIFFTHLVAIVVWAIGGHPGYTFITLYAVIFCYYIVRVIMQLQIKRQLRARFDEIEDIIISPTMKFRQWRIAVKCKSSFHVGRSMNGEIVILDTFNRVPVPDTEIMKIAKQDENISAFLSFSPVYRWEVDKYKDHYEVRFIDLRYRSKGHYPFVAICHIDMDHQIKNSYTGWIFSEEKLQKKLRLGSV; this comes from the coding sequence TTGGACACTGGTACTCATGTAGTAATGGGCATTTCTCTTGGGGGACTTGCACTATTAGATCCAGCCGTCAGCGCAGATCCACATATGACACACGCCGTGATGGTCGCGACAATCGCCGGCTCTCAAGCACCAGACATTGATACGGTGCTAAAACTAAAAAATAATGCGGTTTATATAAGGAATCACCGGGGATTTACACATTCCATTCCAGCTGTACTGTTCTGGTCATTGCTGATTCCGGCTGTGATTTTCCCATTTGTGCCTGGGGCAAATTTACTCCATCTCTGGTTATGGACACTATTAGCCGTTGTGCTTCATGTGTTTGTCGATATTTTCAATGCATACGGTACGCAGGCCATTCGTCCATTTTCAAAGAAGTGGGTAGCGCTTGGGATCATTAATACGTTTGATCCATTTATCTTTTTTACACACCTTGTCGCCATTGTCGTTTGGGCGATTGGCGGGCATCCCGGCTATACGTTCATTACGCTGTATGCGGTGATTTTCTGTTACTATATCGTCAGGGTCATCATGCAGCTTCAGATTAAACGCCAGCTGCGTGCACGATTCGATGAAATTGAAGACATTATTATCTCGCCTACAATGAAGTTCAGACAATGGCGCATTGCCGTAAAATGTAAATCTTCTTTCCATGTGGGGCGCAGCATGAATGGAGAAATTGTCATTTTAGACACCTTTAACCGTGTGCCGGTCCCTGACACCGAGATTATGAAAATTGCCAAACAAGATGAAAACATTTCAGCCTTTCTCTCCTTCTCCCCTGTCTACCGGTGGGAAGTGGATAAATACAAGGATCATTATGAGGTACGGTTCATTGATTTGCGCTACCGCAGCAAAGGTCATTATCCTTTTGTTGCGATCTGCCATATTGACATGGACCACCAAATCAAAAATTCCTATACCGGCTGGATTTTCAGTGAAGAAAAACTGCAAAAAAAATTAAGACTCGGCTCTGTGTGA
- a CDS encoding YfhJ family protein, protein MEQYFERLTEQLMEKNNMLSYDEARTWVELLWSDFETTYAKAGRKYKGQETTERIVQEWIESYGAQLHLFQNKQSKANEHLQQNNRGLIH, encoded by the coding sequence ATGGAACAATACTTTGAGCGACTAACAGAACAACTCATGGAAAAAAACAATATGCTGTCATATGACGAAGCACGTACATGGGTAGAGCTGCTTTGGAGTGATTTTGAAACGACTTATGCAAAGGCTGGTCGCAAGTATAAAGGACAGGAAACAACAGAACGAATTGTCCAAGAGTGGATCGAGAGCTACGGCGCGCAGCTGCATTTATTTCAAAATAAACAATCAAAGGCAAACGAGCATCTGCAACAAAACAATCGAGGGCTGATTCATTAA
- a CDS encoding glycosyltransferase family 2 protein, with translation MERELLSVIIPSYNEGENIRRIFEALEEEFRDFHYDFEIIFVNDGSKDNTLQYMRELSRKSAKVKYISFSRNFGKEAAILAGLEHAKGEAAIIMDADLQHPTYLIHDFVRGYEEGYHQVIAKRNRKGDSKLRSYLASMYYKVMNKVVEVDLRDGVGDFRLISRQAIDALLQLKEGNRFSKGLFCWIGFEEKVIYYENVERQHGDTKWSLKKLFNYGIDGVISFNNRPLRICFYTGILILFLSLIYIVATFIQIVRTGIIVPGYFTLISAVLFLGGVQLLSLGVIGEYIGRIYYETKKRPHYLIQESNVMEEQKTSSKEQDRVLTQLFK, from the coding sequence ATGGAACGGGAACTGCTCTCTGTTATAATTCCTTCTTACAATGAAGGTGAAAACATCAGACGAATCTTTGAGGCACTTGAGGAAGAGTTTCGCGATTTTCATTATGACTTTGAAATCATCTTTGTGAATGATGGAAGCAAAGACAACACGCTTCAATACATGAGAGAGCTCTCTCGCAAAAGTGCAAAGGTCAAATATATTTCCTTTTCGCGTAACTTTGGAAAGGAAGCCGCTATTTTGGCAGGTCTTGAACATGCAAAAGGAGAAGCTGCGATTATTATGGACGCCGATCTGCAGCACCCGACGTATTTAATTCATGACTTTGTCAGAGGGTATGAAGAAGGCTATCATCAAGTTATTGCCAAACGGAATCGCAAAGGCGACAGCAAGCTGCGCTCTTACTTAGCATCCATGTACTATAAGGTGATGAACAAGGTAGTAGAAGTGGACTTGCGTGATGGTGTCGGGGATTTCCGTTTAATTTCACGCCAAGCCATCGATGCATTGCTTCAGCTGAAAGAGGGAAATCGTTTTTCGAAAGGGCTTTTTTGCTGGATTGGGTTTGAAGAAAAGGTCATCTATTATGAAAATGTAGAAAGGCAGCATGGTGATACAAAATGGTCACTGAAGAAATTATTTAACTATGGCATAGATGGTGTCATTTCTTTTAACAATCGCCCGCTGCGAATTTGTTTTTATACTGGTATACTGATCTTATTTCTCTCATTGATTTACATCGTGGCCACCTTTATTCAAATCGTCAGAACGGGCATTATCGTGCCGGGTTATTTTACTTTAATATCGGCTGTGCTGTTCCTCGGAGGTGTCCAGCTTTTGAGTCTAGGCGTGATTGGAGAATATATTGGCCGTATCTATTATGAAACGAAAAAGAGGCCGCATTATTTAATCCAGGAATCAAATGTGATGGAGGAACAAAAGACAAGCTCAAAGGAACAAGACCGAGTATTAACGCAGTTATTTAAATAA
- the mutY gene encoding A/G-specific adenine glycosylase, giving the protein MKDIQEKLDRKDIAGFQHDLIDWYEKEQRTLPWRENQDPYRVWVSEVMLQQTRVDTVIPYFNQFMEQFPTVKDLALADEEKVMKAWEGLGYYSRVRNLQAAAKEVYESYGGIVPDTKEQFSKLKGVGPYTSGAVLSIAYNKPYPAVDGNVMRVISRILSVWDDIAKPKTRNIFEFAVDHLISREKPSEFNQGLMELGALICTPTSPACLICPVNMHCSALEEGVQHELPVKSKKKKPTAKSMAAAVLFDDAGNLYIHKRPSTGLLANLWEFPNTETMKGRKTEKEQLIDFLKEEAGVQAELGDLEGTIQHVFTHLIWNISVFFGRVTSESDDTILKKVTTEDFEAYALPVSHQKIWKLALEQPSRI; this is encoded by the coding sequence ATGAAAGACATTCAAGAAAAGCTGGACCGCAAAGATATTGCGGGCTTTCAGCATGATTTAATTGATTGGTATGAAAAAGAACAACGAACACTGCCATGGCGTGAAAATCAAGATCCATACCGTGTCTGGGTATCAGAAGTGATGCTTCAGCAAACGAGAGTGGATACGGTCATTCCGTACTTCAACCAGTTTATGGAGCAATTCCCGACAGTGAAGGATCTCGCTTTGGCTGACGAAGAAAAGGTCATGAAAGCATGGGAAGGTCTTGGCTACTACTCAAGAGTGCGTAATTTACAGGCAGCTGCGAAAGAAGTATATGAATCATACGGGGGCATTGTCCCCGATACGAAAGAGCAATTTTCAAAGCTCAAAGGTGTAGGCCCGTATACGAGCGGCGCAGTGTTGAGTATCGCCTATAACAAGCCATACCCTGCGGTAGACGGCAACGTTATGAGGGTCATTTCTCGTATTTTGTCCGTATGGGATGATATTGCAAAACCAAAAACGAGAAACATTTTTGAATTTGCTGTCGATCACCTCATTTCCCGGGAAAAGCCGTCAGAATTTAATCAAGGGCTGATGGAGCTTGGTGCGCTCATTTGCACTCCAACATCCCCTGCCTGCCTCATTTGTCCCGTGAACATGCATTGCTCGGCACTCGAGGAAGGCGTTCAGCATGAGCTTCCAGTGAAAAGCAAAAAGAAAAAGCCGACTGCGAAATCAATGGCAGCAGCGGTGTTATTTGATGACGCAGGCAACCTCTATATTCATAAGCGTCCAAGTACAGGACTTCTTGCGAATTTGTGGGAATTCCCTAACACGGAAACCATGAAGGGAAGAAAAACGGAAAAAGAGCAGCTGATTGATTTCTTAAAAGAGGAGGCGGGTGTACAAGCGGAGCTTGGTGATTTAGAAGGCACCATTCAGCATGTATTTACCCACCTCATCTGGAATATTTCAGTTTTCTTTGGACGAGTTACCTCTGAATCTGATGACACGATACTGAAAAAAGTCACAACAGAAGACTTTGAGGCGTATGCTTTGCCAGTCTCACACCAAAAAATTTGGAAGCTTGCACTTGAGCAGCCTAGTCGTATTTAA
- a CDS encoding ABC transporter ATP-binding protein/permease, translated as MGVIKRYMAFVTPYKKQIALTMVIGMIKFSIPLTLPLLLKYVIDDIIQGSGAAEEKTSSLLIIMGIMLVLFLVMRPPVEYYRQYYAQWTGSKVLFDIREKLFSHIQKLSLRYYANTRTGEIISRVINDVEQTKEFVITGLMNIWLDMMTVLIVIAIMCTLDFKLTIVSVIIFPLYAFAVKYFYGRLRKLTKERSQALAEVQGHLHERVQGMPVIRSFAIEEYEQEHFHDENKNFLNKAINHTNWNAKTFAVVNTITDIAPLLIIAFAGYTVINGSLSIGTMIAFVGYIDRMYNPIRRLINSSTTLTQSIASMDRIFEFIDEPYEVTDRPNAKEANHLKGEVEFKNVSFRYEHTQEEILRNISLKVEKGQTVALVGMSGGGKSTLVSLIPRFYDVTNGSLEIDGIDIKKYKARSLRNQVGMVLQDTFLFSDTIKDNIAVGDPEASFEKIVSAAKAANAHDFIMSLPEGYDTKVGERGVKLSGGQKQRISIARVFLKNPPLLILDEATSALDLESEHYIQEAMQKLAKDRTTFIVAHRLSTITHADQIVVMEQGEIVEQGTHEELMNRDSHYRHLFTIQTLN; from the coding sequence ATGGGGGTCATTAAACGCTACATGGCTTTTGTAACACCGTATAAAAAACAGATTGCATTGACAATGGTCATCGGAATGATTAAGTTCTCGATTCCCTTAACCTTGCCTCTGCTTTTAAAGTATGTCATTGATGATATCATCCAAGGCTCGGGGGCAGCTGAAGAAAAGACATCATCTCTACTGATCATAATGGGAATCATGCTCGTATTATTTTTAGTGATGAGGCCGCCTGTTGAATACTATAGACAATACTACGCACAGTGGACAGGGAGTAAGGTATTATTTGATATTCGAGAAAAACTGTTCTCACATATTCAAAAGCTGAGTCTTCGTTATTATGCCAACACGAGAACAGGAGAAATTATATCAAGAGTGATCAACGATGTGGAGCAGACAAAAGAATTTGTCATCACAGGTCTTATGAACATTTGGCTGGACATGATGACGGTACTGATCGTGATCGCCATTATGTGTACACTGGATTTTAAGCTCACCATCGTGTCTGTTATTATTTTTCCGCTATATGCATTTGCAGTCAAGTATTTTTACGGCCGGCTTCGCAAGCTGACAAAAGAGCGGTCACAGGCGCTGGCTGAAGTGCAAGGGCATTTGCACGAGCGCGTTCAAGGAATGCCGGTCATTCGAAGCTTTGCGATTGAAGAATATGAACAAGAACATTTTCATGATGAAAACAAAAATTTCTTAAACAAAGCAATCAACCATACGAATTGGAACGCCAAAACATTTGCTGTCGTCAATACCATTACTGACATTGCACCACTTTTAATCATTGCATTTGCTGGCTACACCGTGATTAACGGATCACTTTCAATTGGGACAATGATCGCCTTTGTCGGCTATATTGACCGGATGTACAATCCAATTCGACGTCTCATTAACTCATCCACGACGTTAACCCAGTCCATTGCATCAATGGATCGTATTTTTGAGTTTATTGATGAGCCATATGAGGTCACAGACCGGCCGAATGCAAAAGAAGCCAATCATTTAAAAGGAGAGGTAGAGTTTAAAAATGTGTCATTTCGTTATGAACACACGCAGGAAGAGATTCTCCGCAATATCTCCTTGAAAGTAGAAAAAGGACAAACGGTTGCGCTTGTAGGAATGAGCGGTGGAGGGAAGTCGACACTCGTCAGCTTAATTCCAAGGTTTTATGATGTCACAAACGGGTCACTTGAAATTGACGGCATTGATATAAAAAAGTACAAGGCAAGAAGTCTTCGAAATCAAGTCGGAATGGTGCTGCAGGATACATTCCTATTCAGTGACACAATTAAAGACAATATTGCGGTTGGTGACCCTGAAGCATCTTTTGAAAAAATCGTGTCGGCTGCAAAAGCAGCAAATGCGCATGATTTTATTATGTCTCTTCCTGAAGGATATGACACGAAAGTTGGAGAGCGGGGCGTAAAACTGTCAGGCGGACAAAAACAGCGGATTTCCATTGCAAGAGTATTTCTTAAAAACCCGCCGCTTTTGATTTTAGATGAAGCGACGTCTGCACTTGATTTAGAAAGTGAGCATTACATTCAAGAAGCGATGCAAAAGCTGGCGAAGGATCGCACAACCTTTATTGTCGCACACCGTTTATCGACCATTACACATGCTGACCAAATTGTGGTCATGGAACAAGGCGAAATTGTGGAACAAGGAACACACGAAGAATTAATGAACCGAGACAGCCACTATCGCCATTTATTTACCATTCAAACATTAAATTAG
- a CDS encoding small, acid-soluble spore protein K — MRNKAKGFPNQVNHKFEGEPGATDAYASKRPNGETNTRPQERMRASGKR; from the coding sequence ATGCGTAATAAAGCAAAAGGTTTTCCAAATCAGGTAAATCACAAGTTTGAAGGCGAACCAGGCGCTACAGATGCTTATGCATCTAAAAGGCCGAATGGTGAAACGAATACTCGTCCACAGGAACGTATGAGGGCATCAGGGAAACGCTAA
- the fabL gene encoding enoyl-[acyl-carrier-protein] reductase FabL → MSQRKCALITGSSRGVGKEVALRLAAKGYDIVINYARSKKAALETAEEIEALGVKTLVVKANVGQPEKIKDMFQQIDETFGRLDVFVNNAASGVQRPIMDLEENHWDWTMNINAKALLFCGQEAAKLMEKNGGGYIVSISSLGSIRYLENYTVVGVSKAALEALTRYLSVELSQKNIVVNAVSGGAIDTDALKHFPNREELLEDAKKNTPAGRMVEIKDMVDSVEFLVSGKADMIRGQTIIVDGGRSLLV, encoded by the coding sequence ATGAGTCAACGTAAATGTGCATTAATTACAGGAAGCAGCAGAGGAGTAGGGAAAGAAGTAGCCCTCCGCCTCGCTGCAAAAGGATATGACATTGTCATTAACTATGCGAGAAGCAAAAAAGCCGCACTTGAAACAGCGGAAGAAATTGAAGCGTTGGGTGTCAAAACATTGGTTGTCAAAGCCAATGTAGGCCAGCCTGAGAAAATCAAAGACATGTTTCAGCAAATTGACGAAACCTTTGGCCGTTTAGATGTATTTGTGAACAATGCGGCATCAGGGGTGCAGCGTCCTATTATGGACCTTGAAGAAAATCATTGGGACTGGACGATGAATATCAATGCGAAAGCCTTGTTATTCTGCGGACAAGAAGCGGCGAAACTAATGGAGAAAAACGGCGGTGGATATATCGTCAGTATTAGCTCACTTGGCTCTATCCGCTATCTTGAAAATTACACAGTAGTCGGCGTATCAAAAGCAGCACTAGAAGCTTTGACACGTTACCTTTCTGTTGAGCTTTCACAAAAAAATATCGTCGTCAACGCTGTATCAGGCGGCGCGATCGATACGGATGCACTCAAGCACTTCCCGAATCGAGAAGAGCTTTTAGAAGATGCGAAGAAAAACACACCTGCCGGCCGAATGGTGGAAATTAAAGATATGGTCGACAGCGTGGAATTCCTTGTATCAGGCAAAGCAGACATGATTAGAGGCCAGACGATTATTGTGGATGGAGGACGTTCTTTGCTTGTTTAA
- a CDS encoding DUF402 domain-containing protein, translated as MGYPKEGETIQIQSYKHNGLIHRIWNETTILKATELCIIGANDRTMVTESDGRTWMTREPAICYFHAKQWFNVIGMLRDDGVYYYCNISSPFATDDEAIKYIDYDLDVKVFPDMTYNILDEDEYADHKRQMNYPKEIDSILREHLNTLLHWIHQRKGPFAPEFVDMWYERFLHYTK; from the coding sequence ATGGGCTATCCCAAGGAAGGAGAAACCATCCAAATTCAAAGTTATAAACATAATGGCTTGATCCACAGGATTTGGAATGAAACCACCATTCTGAAAGCAACGGAATTGTGTATCATTGGTGCAAACGACCGTACAATGGTGACTGAATCCGACGGCCGTACTTGGATGACGAGAGAACCGGCTATTTGCTATTTCCATGCAAAACAATGGTTTAATGTAATTGGGATGCTTAGAGATGATGGGGTCTATTATTACTGTAACATCAGCTCTCCTTTTGCGACAGATGATGAGGCAATTAAGTATATTGATTACGATTTAGACGTCAAAGTTTTTCCAGACATGACGTACAATATTTTGGATGAGGATGAATATGCAGATCATAAGAGGCAGATGAATTATCCAAAAGAAATCGATAGTATCTTAAGAGAGCATCTGAATACATTACTTCATTGGATTCATCAGCGGAAAGGTCCGTTTGCTCCTGAATTTGTGGATATGTGGTATGAACGATTTTTACATTATACAAAATAA
- a CDS encoding YfhO family protein, producing MMKRRWIIIGICLILALLGHSFFLYEYTQGRYMTGDGDGISQMLPFKKLLYDEYVKGNFFYSYQFGLGGGTYTQLGYYFTTSTVFMVTAAVVWLMNALHLIQSTDIHFWANAVIWLSVLKLTLILFIAYRVLFSMVQHRLSALTGAAIYGLSIVYFRHQTFWEFFTDSMMWLPLLVLGIERIFKTGKPAWFILACSLMLINNFYFAYIHFIFLAIYLVFRYIIKLRSEEHGWKVLWTLAISTLLSFGISAAFFVPSVYGFLNNIRPPYEQAIPWFELHDHLLFTSRVYLLPVIFLICMFLVPLYRNRWFFMFTSISVLLIVFHYSPKMASVFNGFSAPQYRFEYILAFTVGAVVAITIKHIAQIEWKWKKRAVLGAWIVFLLTVFLSERAKGNMDIVVCTGIALLVISLFFLWMHAEKRQHFRLFSAVLIAFSLLTANVYQQGYLSERSNIKEVSDTYMKSEAYAGPEQMKLIKQIQSRSLKDPLARIDWMNGVRNNTPLFEGFQGMSVYSSILNKHLLHFYWNDLQIDMGRESVSRYATMGDRANLYSLTYGKYYMRNKMMPYSPPAYFKPILESEHYEVYENTRPLPFARTTSTVYSEESLKDASALDREHAMLQGVILDKKGNAEIEHAPDRVKDTNIHTEQAVYEHGVLDVYGETGGLNITLPDDMAGAGDVYVSFYVKRTDRNEGFQLSVDNYVTSRKSNTSIYKTGVNEVTIRVPAEKILSIRVPKGTYELNHLKLYQEPYRVLEKAYEKEKQDDGSQQVKLKNNRFTISYDNKQGDDYMILPVPYEKGWELTVNGQQTDIEQANYAFIGFPIEKGKNEIVLTYYPPYIGILALISLISLIVAILYARRKHKKHHFSS from the coding sequence ATGATGAAACGTAGATGGATAATCATAGGAATATGCCTCATTCTCGCTTTATTAGGACACTCCTTTTTCTTATATGAATATACGCAAGGCCGATACATGACAGGAGATGGAGACGGGATCTCACAAATGCTCCCATTTAAAAAGCTGCTTTACGATGAATACGTCAAAGGGAACTTCTTTTATTCCTATCAATTTGGGCTAGGCGGCGGTACATATACGCAATTAGGTTATTATTTCACAACGTCGACGGTCTTTATGGTGACAGCCGCAGTCGTCTGGCTGATGAATGCGCTACATCTCATCCAGTCAACGGACATTCATTTCTGGGCAAATGCCGTCATTTGGCTGAGTGTGCTCAAGCTGACGCTTATTCTTTTCATCGCTTACCGTGTGCTCTTTTCAATGGTCCAGCATAGGCTGAGTGCATTAACAGGTGCCGCAATCTACGGATTGTCTATTGTGTATTTTCGGCATCAAACATTTTGGGAGTTTTTCACCGACAGCATGATGTGGCTACCGCTGCTTGTGCTTGGGATTGAACGGATTTTCAAAACAGGTAAGCCGGCTTGGTTTATTTTGGCGTGCAGCCTGATGCTCATCAACAACTTTTACTTTGCTTATATTCATTTTATCTTTTTAGCGATCTATCTTGTCTTCAGGTATATCATCAAGCTTCGAAGTGAGGAGCATGGTTGGAAGGTACTCTGGACGCTGGCGATTTCTACGCTGTTATCCTTTGGAATCAGTGCCGCCTTTTTTGTCCCGTCTGTTTACGGCTTTCTAAATAATATAAGACCGCCTTATGAACAGGCCATTCCTTGGTTCGAGCTGCATGATCATCTGCTGTTTACAAGCAGGGTGTACTTATTACCTGTGATCTTTCTCATCTGTATGTTCCTCGTTCCGCTTTACCGTAACAGGTGGTTTTTCATGTTCACTTCGATCAGCGTTCTGCTCATTGTTTTTCACTACAGCCCAAAGATGGCGAGCGTGTTTAATGGTTTTTCAGCACCGCAGTATAGGTTTGAATACATTCTTGCCTTTACAGTTGGAGCGGTCGTTGCCATCACGATTAAGCATATCGCACAAATCGAGTGGAAGTGGAAAAAACGTGCGGTCTTAGGCGCCTGGATTGTGTTCCTTCTCACTGTCTTCTTGTCAGAACGAGCAAAGGGAAACATGGATATCGTTGTGTGTACAGGCATAGCACTGCTGGTAATCAGCTTGTTCTTCCTATGGATGCATGCAGAAAAGCGCCAGCACTTTCGTCTCTTTTCAGCTGTGCTTATTGCTTTTAGCTTACTGACAGCAAATGTGTATCAGCAGGGATACTTATCTGAAAGAAGCAATATCAAGGAAGTATCAGATACGTATATGAAAAGTGAAGCGTATGCTGGACCAGAGCAAATGAAGCTCATTAAGCAGATTCAAAGCCGCTCCTTAAAAGATCCGCTTGCCCGCATTGATTGGATGAACGGCGTGCGCAACAATACCCCGTTATTTGAAGGTTTTCAAGGCATGAGTGTGTATTCAAGTATATTAAATAAACATTTGCTCCATTTCTACTGGAATGACCTGCAAATTGATATGGGGCGGGAAAGTGTCAGCCGCTATGCAACAATGGGGGACAGGGCGAATTTATACAGCTTGACCTACGGAAAGTATTATATGAGAAACAAGATGATGCCTTACTCACCGCCAGCTTATTTTAAGCCAATATTGGAAAGCGAGCATTATGAAGTGTATGAAAATACACGGCCGCTGCCATTTGCAAGAACAACAAGCACCGTTTATTCAGAAGAATCCTTAAAGGATGCCTCAGCACTTGATAGGGAGCATGCGATGCTACAAGGTGTGATTTTAGACAAAAAAGGAAACGCTGAAATTGAGCACGCACCAGATCGAGTGAAGGATACAAATATTCATACGGAACAAGCCGTATACGAACATGGTGTGCTTGATGTATATGGAGAAACAGGCGGTCTGAATATCACGTTGCCAGATGATATGGCCGGCGCTGGGGATGTGTATGTGAGCTTCTATGTGAAGCGGACAGACCGTAACGAAGGATTTCAGTTATCTGTTGATAACTATGTCACCTCACGAAAAAGCAATACATCCATCTATAAAACAGGCGTCAATGAAGTGACGATTCGAGTCCCTGCGGAAAAAATCCTTTCCATTCGAGTACCAAAAGGGACATACGAGCTCAATCACCTGAAGCTGTATCAAGAGCCTTACCGCGTCCTAGAGAAAGCATATGAAAAAGAAAAACAGGATGATGGTAGCCAGCAAGTAAAGCTTAAAAATAACCGCTTTACGATTTCATATGATAACAAGCAAGGCGATGACTACATGATTCTGCCTGTTCCATATGAAAAAGGCTGGGAGCTCACAGTAAACGGTCAGCAGACCGATATTGAACAAGCCAATTACGCCTTTATCGGTTTCCCAATAGAAAAAGGCAAAAACGAGATTGTGCTAACCTACTATCCGCCTTATATCGGAATTCTTGCGTTGATTTCACTAATCAGTTTGATTGTTGCAATTCTATATGCGCGGAGAAAACATAAGAAACACCACTTTTCATCATAA